A window of the Dyadobacter pollutisoli genome harbors these coding sequences:
- a CDS encoding type II toxin-antitoxin system VapC family toxin has translation MKYLLDTHIIIWTFFETPKLSESIKSILSNKDNDIYVSSVNFWEISIKVNTGKIGLGKISPEELPGICLEAGFNLIDLNTTEASTYHQLAAQYHKDPFDRMLIWQAISNRYTLISDDDNIKNYTSEGLKVVW, from the coding sequence ATGAAGTACTTACTGGATACACACATTATAATCTGGACATTTTTTGAAACCCCAAAACTTTCCGAAAGCATTAAATCGATCCTTTCCAACAAGGACAACGATATTTACGTAAGCTCGGTAAATTTTTGGGAGATTTCTATTAAGGTTAATACCGGGAAAATAGGCCTGGGGAAAATTAGTCCCGAGGAATTACCGGGAATTTGCCTCGAAGCGGGTTTCAATTTGATTGACCTCAATACCACGGAAGCTAGTACTTATCATCAACTCGCAGCTCAATACCACAAAGACCCCTTCGACAGGATGCTGATCTGGCAGGCGATTTCGAACCGGTATACTCTGATTAGCGATGATGACAATATCAAAAATTATACTTCAGAAGGATTGAAAGTAGTCTGGTAA
- a CDS encoding type II toxin-antitoxin system Phd/YefM family antitoxin: MKTMSVGEFKAHFSQVLKEVEKGEKIGITFGRKKEVKAFLVPKEENKEPRKLGILEGQAGYFMNDNFKLTSEEEFGI; the protein is encoded by the coding sequence ATGAAAACAATGAGCGTAGGGGAGTTCAAAGCCCATTTCTCACAGGTATTGAAGGAAGTTGAGAAAGGAGAAAAAATAGGGATCACTTTTGGGAGAAAAAAGGAAGTAAAAGCATTCCTGGTGCCCAAAGAAGAAAATAAAGAGCCGAGAAAACTGGGGATTTTGGAAGGGCAGGCAGGATACTTTATGAATGATAATTTTAAACTAACAAGCGAAGAAGAATTTGGAATATGA
- a CDS encoding ThuA domain-containing protein produces the protein MTGRKLKIMLCCIGLSANLSAQIQNNGVVLPTKQAQKKIVFIAGPDSHGKGEHEHNGGSTLLAKALNDNVPGVNAIVIHNEWPKDSTVLSDADAIVLYMDGGGDHMALKHTEELDRLMKKGIGLVNLHFALEVPQGESGNRFLSWIGGYFEINWSVNPVWEANFASFPDHPVANGVKPFGTTDEWYYHMRFVDDMKNVTPILKALPPEATLNRPDGTHSNNPAVRDAVITKKELQVLAWAYDRPGGGRGFGFTGGHVHKNWQNDSFRKLVLNAITWTAHVEIPENGIQSPTPTDSELNALTKRVN, from the coding sequence ATGACAGGCAGGAAATTAAAAATCATGTTATGCTGTATCGGGCTGAGCGCAAATTTGTCAGCACAAATCCAAAACAATGGAGTCGTGTTGCCCACCAAACAGGCACAGAAGAAAATTGTGTTCATTGCCGGCCCTGATAGTCACGGGAAAGGTGAGCACGAACATAACGGCGGCAGTACATTGCTCGCCAAAGCGCTGAATGATAATGTACCGGGCGTGAATGCGATCGTGATCCACAACGAATGGCCAAAAGACAGTACCGTTTTGAGCGACGCCGATGCCATCGTGTTGTACATGGATGGGGGCGGCGACCACATGGCGCTCAAACATACCGAGGAGCTAGACAGGCTGATGAAAAAAGGAATCGGGCTGGTTAATCTTCATTTCGCACTTGAAGTGCCACAGGGAGAAAGCGGAAATCGCTTTCTGAGCTGGATAGGAGGATATTTTGAGATCAACTGGTCGGTGAACCCGGTTTGGGAGGCAAATTTTGCGAGCTTTCCCGACCATCCGGTAGCGAATGGCGTGAAACCTTTTGGTACGACAGATGAATGGTACTATCACATGCGGTTTGTCGACGATATGAAAAACGTGACGCCAATCCTGAAAGCGCTACCACCTGAAGCCACATTGAACAGACCTGACGGCACACATTCAAACAATCCGGCTGTTCGGGATGCTGTGATTACCAAAAAGGAGTTGCAGGTATTGGCCTGGGCCTATGACCGGCCGGGAGGAGGCAGAGGTTTCGGTTTTACGGGCGGCCATGTCCATAAAAACTGGCAAAATGATAGTTTCAGAAAGCTGGTTTTGAATGCAATCACCTGGACTGCTCACGTAGAAATTCCGGAAAATGGCATTCAGTCCCCAACCCCGACAGACAGTGAATTGAATGCTTTGACGAAACGGGTTAACTAG
- a CDS encoding response regulator yields the protein MPIRILVVDDHSVVRQGIITLLEDEEDLLIAGEASDGDEVWDSVERVKPDVILLDLTMPRVSGLEVIKQLVPAFPGIKILVFSMHNNPDYMLSSALSGAAGYLQKDTSRDEMLKAIRSIAKGELYYPPYASSVIIRNLIKQVGRTSAEPARESEEATGSSVWKMITPREQQILRCLTEGMSSKDIAEKFDISSNTVANQRASIMKKANVKNTAELISLALKTSR from the coding sequence ATGCCCATTAGGATCTTAGTTGTCGATGATCACTCGGTTGTAAGGCAGGGAATAATTACGCTGCTGGAAGACGAAGAGGACCTGCTGATTGCCGGAGAGGCGTCGGACGGCGATGAAGTGTGGGATTCCGTGGAGCGGGTAAAACCTGACGTTATCCTGCTCGACCTGACCATGCCGCGTGTTTCGGGACTGGAAGTGATCAAGCAACTTGTACCCGCTTTTCCCGGTATTAAAATATTGGTATTCAGTATGCATAACAACCCCGATTATATGCTGTCGTCGGCATTGAGCGGGGCTGCGGGCTATCTGCAAAAGGACACAAGCAGGGACGAAATGCTGAAAGCGATCCGAAGTATTGCCAAAGGAGAGCTATATTATCCGCCGTATGCGTCATCGGTTATCATCCGAAACCTCATTAAACAAGTCGGCAGGACTTCGGCTGAACCCGCAAGGGAATCCGAAGAAGCTACGGGCAGCAGCGTCTGGAAAATGATCACACCCCGCGAGCAACAAATCCTCAGGTGCCTCACCGAAGGCATGAGCAGCAAGGATATTGCTGAAAAATTTGACATCAGCTCCAATACCGTCGCGAACCAGCGTGCGAGTATCATGAAAAAAGCAAACGTAAAAAACACTGCAGAATTGATCAGTCTGGCATTGAAAACCAGTCGGTAA
- a CDS encoding ATP-binding protein, translating to MERLDKRVAGSLTRFYVVALCVVAMLTISGLFLIRRTISNLNHDSRVVNVAGRQRMLSQRLTKLAILKLEGREHRDSVSFSSLLQLWKGSNESLAHRRLPVGSDFVTWKSPPLDTMFRDLAPVFDRIYQNFLLINADTVSLGDKQNALSEILANEPLFLAKMDKIVFQFDKESFERLENLERIEWILDLMTILVLIAEGLLIFRPVVNTTRRVVRMLTESEDALQLSNQMLKEANYQLLEAQKELLRVEEEKYQLQLAEDRVRAGALIEGQEEERKRFALELHDGIGQMLTGLKLHAEKLKVVQFHDEKHRRRFEQLVQLIQDTIQTTRQVSFNLMPSVLSDFGLASALRLLGEQTADSSGINIEFEGDSSQRIEMSRPMEIGLYRIAQEALNNAVKHANADMIKIKLEQNKNRIVLEISDDGKGFLISNLKSEEGFSLNRNGMENIRTRSQLLNGKMEIVSKVDSGTKLSITVNL from the coding sequence ATGGAGAGACTTGATAAACGCGTAGCGGGCAGTCTGACACGGTTTTATGTAGTAGCACTTTGTGTTGTTGCTATGCTGACTATCAGTGGTTTATTTTTGATCAGAAGAACGATCAGTAATCTTAACCACGACAGCCGGGTCGTGAATGTTGCGGGAAGGCAACGCATGTTGAGTCAACGTCTCACTAAGCTGGCAATCCTTAAACTGGAAGGCCGGGAACACCGGGATTCAGTCAGTTTCAGCTCCCTGCTACAATTGTGGAAAGGGAGTAATGAAAGTCTGGCCCATAGAAGGTTACCTGTTGGCAGCGATTTTGTAACCTGGAAAAGTCCGCCACTGGATACGATGTTCCGCGACCTGGCACCGGTTTTCGACAGGATTTACCAGAATTTTCTGCTGATCAACGCGGATACGGTATCTCTGGGCGACAAGCAAAATGCATTGTCCGAGATATTGGCAAATGAACCATTGTTTCTTGCCAAAATGGACAAGATCGTTTTTCAGTTTGACAAAGAAAGCTTTGAAAGACTGGAAAACCTGGAAAGGATTGAATGGATCCTGGACCTGATGACGATCCTGGTACTAATCGCAGAAGGCTTACTGATTTTCAGGCCGGTGGTCAATACCACCAGAAGGGTCGTGAGAATGCTTACAGAGTCGGAGGATGCGCTGCAATTGTCCAACCAAATGCTGAAAGAGGCTAACTACCAGTTGCTGGAAGCCCAGAAGGAGTTGCTCAGGGTGGAGGAAGAAAAATATCAGTTGCAGCTGGCCGAAGACAGAGTCCGGGCCGGGGCATTGATAGAGGGACAGGAAGAAGAGCGAAAACGGTTTGCGCTGGAACTGCATGACGGGATTGGTCAGATGTTGACTGGCCTGAAACTACATGCTGAAAAGCTGAAAGTAGTACAATTTCATGATGAAAAACATCGAAGGAGATTTGAGCAACTGGTTCAACTGATCCAGGATACTATCCAGACGACCAGACAGGTATCCTTCAATTTAATGCCTTCTGTGCTGAGTGATTTTGGCCTGGCGTCGGCATTGCGGTTACTTGGAGAACAGACAGCAGACTCTTCGGGAATAAATATTGAGTTCGAAGGAGACAGCAGCCAGCGCATTGAAATGAGCCGTCCGATGGAAATCGGGCTATACCGGATTGCACAGGAAGCCTTAAATAATGCGGTCAAGCACGCAAATGCGGACATGATCAAGATAAAATTGGAACAAAATAAGAATCGCATTGTTTTGGAAATTTCTGATGACGGAAAAGGATTTTTAATTAGTAATTTGAAATCAGAAGAAGGATTTTCTTTGAACCGTAACGGAATGGAAAACATTCGAACAAGGTCTCAGTTGCTGAATGGGAAGATGGAAATTGTCTCAAAAGTGGACAGCGGAACGAAGCTGAGTATCACGGTTAATTTGTAA
- the nirD gene encoding nitrite reductase small subunit NirD: MKTITDTTNLVTWHIACHVNDIPEDGGGCALIDGKQIAIFNFARRGEWYATDNQCPHRQQMAVSRGMIGSQDGEPKVACPFHKKTFSLQSGQCLNDEAYQINTFPVMVKENLVYIGL; this comes from the coding sequence ATGAAAACAATAACTGACACAACAAACCTGGTTACCTGGCATATAGCCTGTCACGTAAATGATATTCCGGAAGATGGTGGCGGCTGTGCCCTGATTGACGGAAAACAAATCGCTATCTTTAACTTCGCCAGAAGGGGTGAATGGTATGCAACCGACAACCAATGTCCGCACCGCCAGCAAATGGCCGTGTCACGCGGGATGATCGGAAGCCAGGACGGAGAACCGAAAGTTGCTTGTCCTTTTCATAAAAAAACCTTTTCATTGCAAAGCGGCCAGTGTCTCAATGACGAGGCTTACCAAATCAACACCTTCCCGGTTATGGTGAAAGAAAACCTGGTGTATATCGGATTATGA
- the nirB gene encoding nitrite reductase large subunit NirB yields MNTTSNTHVVVVGNGMVGYKFCEKLLGRKKEGQQITLTVFGEEPRVAYDRVHLSEYFAGKTADDLTLAGAEWYAENGIRLFLSDPVVDIDREEKLVRSHHGHIVHYDYLVLATGSGAFVPSIPGVEKDGVFVYRTIEDLEFIQSYARKAKKGAVLGGGLLGLEAAKALLDLGLQEAHVVEFAPRLMPRQIDDAGSRMLQGQLEALGLQIHLSKSTQEIKGGDCIEGMQFADNSFLDVDMLVISAGIRPRDELAKIAGLETHPRGGIVVNNQLQTSDPSIFAIGECALAHHMIYGLIAPGYEMADVVAMMLTGGEKEFLPYDMSTKLKLIGTDVASFGDPFIEEPACKTVRYENKAKGVYKRINVSADGKTLLGGILVGDAEQYNMLLQTCKNKTILPPDSEDLILGSRGGEEAGAGVMSFPDDALICSCEAVTKGMICHEVGENGHQTIDAIKKCCKAGTGCGGCVPMVKDIIAGVMKQKGLYVRNVVCEHFEHSRQELLDLVKMQGLKTYSAVLNEFGKGDGCEVCKPVVASVLASLWNENILQKDRATIQDSNDRYLANIQKGGTYSVVPRIPGGEITPEKLIVIGQVAQKYGLYTKITGGQRIDLFGAHLGDLPEIWEELIGAGFESGHAYGKSLRTVKSCVGSTWCRFGVQDSVSFAIEVEDRYKGLRSPHKLKSAVSGCIRECAEAQSKDFGIIATEKGWNLYVCGNGGSKPQHAHLLATDVDKETCIKLIDRFLMFYIKTADPLTRTATWLNKMEGGISYLKAVVVEDILGIAEELEHDMQKLIDVYQCEWKEVVESPELRKRFSHFVNTPVKDPSISFEEMREQKRAKEWA; encoded by the coding sequence ATGAACACTACCTCAAACACCCATGTTGTCGTTGTCGGCAATGGTATGGTCGGCTACAAATTCTGTGAAAAATTACTGGGCAGAAAAAAAGAAGGTCAGCAAATTACACTGACAGTTTTCGGCGAAGAGCCTCGTGTAGCCTATGACAGAGTGCATTTGAGTGAATACTTTGCTGGTAAAACAGCAGACGACCTCACACTGGCGGGCGCTGAATGGTATGCTGAAAACGGAATACGCTTATTTCTGTCGGATCCGGTAGTGGACATTGACAGAGAAGAAAAACTGGTTAGATCGCACCATGGACATATAGTTCATTATGACTACCTGGTACTAGCGACAGGCTCAGGAGCATTTGTTCCCTCGATCCCGGGTGTTGAAAAGGACGGGGTGTTTGTGTACCGGACCATTGAGGACCTGGAATTTATTCAGTCCTACGCACGCAAGGCGAAAAAGGGTGCAGTGCTGGGTGGTGGATTACTTGGATTAGAGGCGGCGAAAGCTTTGCTGGACCTTGGATTGCAGGAAGCACATGTGGTAGAGTTTGCTCCAAGGCTGATGCCGAGGCAGATTGACGATGCGGGTTCGCGTATGTTGCAGGGGCAACTGGAAGCATTAGGTTTGCAAATTCATCTTTCTAAAAGTACACAGGAAATTAAAGGTGGCGATTGCATTGAAGGAATGCAGTTTGCTGATAATTCATTCCTGGATGTGGATATGCTGGTGATATCTGCCGGTATTCGTCCACGTGATGAGCTGGCCAAAATCGCAGGCCTTGAAACGCATCCAAGAGGTGGTATCGTGGTGAATAATCAGCTGCAAACGTCTGATCCATCGATCTTTGCGATCGGAGAATGTGCTTTGGCCCACCATATGATCTACGGCCTGATCGCGCCGGGCTATGAAATGGCGGACGTGGTAGCTATGATGCTGACGGGAGGCGAAAAGGAGTTTTTGCCCTATGATATGTCCACCAAGCTGAAACTGATCGGTACGGATGTGGCGAGTTTTGGCGATCCGTTTATCGAGGAGCCGGCTTGTAAAACAGTGCGTTACGAGAATAAAGCAAAAGGTGTTTATAAGAGGATCAATGTAAGTGCTGACGGAAAAACGCTACTAGGAGGGATCCTGGTGGGCGACGCGGAGCAATATAATATGCTGCTGCAAACCTGCAAGAATAAAACCATTCTTCCGCCGGATTCGGAAGACCTTATTTTGGGGTCAAGAGGCGGGGAGGAAGCAGGTGCGGGGGTGATGAGTTTCCCGGACGATGCTTTGATCTGTTCCTGCGAGGCGGTTACCAAAGGTATGATCTGTCACGAGGTAGGAGAGAATGGGCACCAGACCATTGATGCTATAAAAAAATGCTGCAAAGCAGGTACCGGCTGCGGCGGATGCGTACCGATGGTGAAAGACATTATCGCCGGGGTGATGAAGCAAAAAGGACTTTATGTACGGAATGTGGTTTGTGAGCATTTTGAGCATTCGAGGCAGGAGCTTCTGGATTTGGTGAAAATGCAGGGATTGAAAACGTACAGTGCGGTTTTGAATGAGTTTGGAAAAGGTGATGGCTGTGAGGTTTGTAAACCGGTAGTAGCATCGGTACTGGCCAGCTTGTGGAATGAAAATATTTTGCAAAAAGACCGTGCGACGATTCAGGATTCGAATGACCGGTACCTTGCTAACATTCAAAAAGGCGGTACTTATTCGGTAGTACCAAGGATCCCGGGTGGTGAGATAACCCCCGAAAAACTGATCGTGATCGGTCAGGTAGCTCAGAAATACGGGTTATATACCAAAATCACAGGCGGCCAGCGAATAGATCTGTTCGGTGCGCACCTGGGAGATCTGCCGGAGATCTGGGAGGAGTTGATCGGGGCAGGATTTGAAAGCGGCCATGCGTACGGAAAGTCACTAAGGACCGTAAAAAGCTGTGTGGGATCTACCTGGTGCCGTTTTGGAGTACAGGATTCGGTCTCGTTCGCCATTGAAGTAGAAGATCGTTATAAAGGTTTGCGGTCACCGCACAAGCTGAAATCGGCCGTATCTGGCTGTATCCGTGAATGTGCCGAGGCACAAAGCAAAGATTTCGGGATCATTGCCACCGAAAAAGGGTGGAATTTGTATGTATGCGGCAACGGAGGCTCCAAACCACAACATGCGCATTTGCTGGCGACGGATGTGGACAAGGAGACCTGCATCAAATTGATCGACCGATTCCTGATGTTTTATATCAAAACCGCTGACCCGCTGACAAGGACTGCGACCTGGCTCAATAAAATGGAAGGCGGGATCTCGTACCTGAAAGCAGTGGTAGTGGAGGACATTCTGGGGATTGCGGAGGAATTGGAACACGATATGCAAAAGCTGATCGATGTGTACCAATGCGAATGGAAGGAAGTGGTGGAAAGCCCTGAGCTACGGAAACGGTTTTCACATTTTGTAAATACGCCTGTGAAGGATCCGTCGATCTCATTTGAAGAAATGCGCGAGCAAAAGCGGGCCAAAGAATGGGCCTGA
- the cobA gene encoding uroporphyrinogen-III C-methyltransferase produces the protein MEAKLTLVGAGPGDGELITLKGIKALKNADVILYDELANADILEFAPEHALKMYVGKKAGSSSFSQEEINGLIVRLARKRGHIVRLKGGDSFVFGRGHEEMEYARDHGITCEVIPGVSSCIAVPASLDIPVTRRGVSESFWVITGTTQNGELSDDIRLAVQSKATVVVLMGMSKLTEICSLYKHFGRGHLPMAVIQNGTRPDEKSVMGQVWEIPRLVEENNIGTPAIMILGEVVALHPSYALEYLQSMSLVS, from the coding sequence ATGGAGGCGAAACTGACATTGGTGGGAGCTGGCCCGGGAGACGGGGAACTAATCACGCTGAAGGGAATCAAGGCACTGAAAAATGCGGACGTTATTCTTTACGATGAACTGGCAAATGCCGACATCCTGGAATTTGCTCCCGAGCACGCATTGAAAATGTACGTAGGCAAAAAAGCCGGTAGCTCATCCTTCTCTCAGGAGGAAATCAATGGATTGATCGTACGCCTTGCACGTAAGCGCGGGCATATAGTGAGGCTGAAAGGCGGAGATTCCTTCGTGTTCGGTCGGGGCCATGAGGAAATGGAATATGCAAGAGACCACGGCATCACCTGCGAAGTAATACCCGGCGTATCCAGCTGCATTGCGGTACCTGCCTCCCTCGACATACCGGTAACCCGCCGCGGAGTGAGTGAAAGCTTCTGGGTGATCACCGGTACTACGCAAAACGGAGAACTTTCGGACGATATCAGACTGGCGGTCCAGTCAAAAGCAACGGTAGTCGTTTTAATGGGCATGAGCAAACTGACGGAGATCTGCTCGCTTTATAAACATTTCGGAAGAGGACATTTGCCGATGGCAGTGATCCAGAACGGCACCCGCCCGGACGAAAAGAGTGTAATGGGACAAGTTTGGGAGATCCCGAGACTGGTTGAAGAGAATAATATCGGCACACCTGCCATCATGATCCTGGGCGAAGTGGTTGCATTGCACCCTTCCTATGCCCTTGAATATTTGCAGAGTATGAGTTTAGTATCCTGA
- a CDS encoding alginate export family protein — protein MKTTVYLLLLGITGIGLLAPRTSYAQFSASGQLRTRTELLHGQGSPLSKSDKPAFFTSQRTRLNAGYKGYRTQFFVAVQDVRVWGQDASTNNRITNQGLNGLMLHEAWGEISLLDTNQTKLGKEFALKIGRQELLYDDSRVLGNLDWLQQARRHDAALIKYGNNGFTAHLGFAYNQNRELKTGTLYDGVPSGYAAGTNGIGTMYKSLQFLYLGKKLKQGTASFLVLKDDFQKYAVAEAGTRTVQKGTWSRVTLGPYLQTKLGKSWNLTANAYYQAGKDKDGASLSSYMYSVRGLYTMNKVFSVGPGFDYTSGTSTGSSKNRTFDPLYGTPHKFWGQMDYFYTANGFGKGGLTDFYINTVIKASDKLVLQADLHQFSSSAQVRNAKDEKLSANFGNELDIIATYNLTKTISFQGGYCTFLPTTSLAQVKGVKDPQKMANWAYLMINIKPEFLK, from the coding sequence ATGAAAACAACCGTTTACCTCCTTTTGCTGGGTATCACCGGGATCGGTCTGCTGGCCCCGCGTACATCCTACGCCCAGTTCAGTGCTTCGGGACAGTTGAGAACCCGGACAGAACTTCTGCACGGACAGGGTTCGCCGTTGTCAAAAAGTGACAAACCGGCCTTTTTCACTTCGCAAAGAACCAGGCTTAATGCTGGTTACAAGGGCTACCGGACACAGTTTTTCGTGGCGGTACAAGACGTAAGGGTTTGGGGACAGGATGCATCTACCAACAACCGCATTACCAACCAGGGACTTAACGGCCTGATGTTGCATGAGGCATGGGGCGAGATCAGCCTGCTGGACACGAACCAGACCAAGCTGGGAAAAGAGTTTGCCTTGAAAATCGGGCGACAGGAATTGCTGTATGACGATAGCCGTGTGTTGGGTAACCTGGACTGGCTCCAACAGGCAAGACGCCACGACGCTGCTTTGATAAAATACGGAAACAATGGCTTCACTGCGCACCTGGGATTTGCGTATAACCAAAACCGTGAGCTCAAAACCGGAACTTTGTACGACGGCGTACCTAGTGGCTATGCAGCGGGGACCAACGGAATCGGTACGATGTACAAATCGCTTCAATTTCTTTATTTAGGCAAGAAATTGAAACAGGGAACGGCGTCATTCCTGGTTTTAAAGGATGATTTTCAAAAATATGCGGTTGCAGAAGCCGGTACAAGAACAGTGCAAAAAGGAACTTGGAGCAGGGTAACATTAGGCCCTTACCTGCAAACCAAACTGGGTAAATCCTGGAACCTGACGGCCAATGCATACTATCAGGCCGGAAAGGACAAAGACGGCGCATCCCTGAGCTCCTACATGTACTCGGTACGCGGGTTGTACACGATGAACAAGGTATTCTCTGTCGGACCGGGCTTTGACTACACTTCCGGAACCAGCACAGGATCAAGCAAAAACAGGACATTTGATCCCCTTTATGGCACTCCGCACAAGTTCTGGGGCCAAATGGATTACTTCTATACAGCCAATGGTTTTGGCAAGGGAGGTCTCACCGACTTTTATATCAATACAGTAATCAAAGCTTCGGATAAATTGGTGTTACAGGCAGACCTGCACCAGTTTTCAAGCTCAGCACAGGTGCGCAATGCCAAGGATGAAAAGCTCTCGGCCAACTTCGGTAACGAGCTGGATATTATAGCTACTTACAATCTTACCAAAACGATCAGCTTCCAGGGCGGCTACTGCACGTTCCTTCCTACCACTAGCCTGGCGCAGGTTAAAGGTGTGAAAGACCCGCAAAAAATGGCTAACTGGGCTTATCTGATGATCAATATCAAGCCTGAATTTTTGAAATAA
- a CDS encoding NarK family nitrate/nitrite MFS transporter, with protein sequence METTNKPLEKLNIFSFKGVQMRTFHLTWMAFFLCFFGWFGLAPLMTVIKTDLGLTKSQIGNIIIASVAATVVARILIGKLCDTWGPRKTYAALMGICSIPVMTVGLVHSYEGFLLFRLAIGVIGASFVITQYHTSVMFDKKIVGTANAVAGGWGNLGGGITNMVMPLIFAGVVGLGYLPASAWRIAMVIPGVMLLIFAFVYYRFTKDTPAGNFEELAISNPKAVKTKGSLLEAMKDPRTWALFLAYGACFGIEITFDNVAALYFFENFNTTLATAGILAGAFGFMNIFARAVGGIVADKVGNKYGMIGKGRLLALLLALEGIGIALFAQSGSIAVAVITMLSFAMFLKMANGVTYAIVPFINRKAIGSVSGIVGAGGNVGAVLAGFLFKSSSISYSQAFIYIGVAIACIAAVVALINFDKTRSVVPETGALETAEA encoded by the coding sequence ATGGAAACGACTAATAAGCCGCTTGAAAAGTTGAACATTTTCAGTTTCAAAGGCGTACAAATGCGCACCTTCCACCTGACCTGGATGGCGTTCTTCCTTTGCTTTTTTGGATGGTTCGGACTGGCTCCATTAATGACCGTCATTAAAACGGATCTCGGCCTGACCAAGAGCCAGATCGGAAATATCATCATCGCATCTGTTGCCGCAACCGTCGTCGCCCGTATTCTGATCGGGAAACTTTGCGACACCTGGGGACCGAGAAAAACCTACGCAGCATTAATGGGGATCTGTTCCATACCGGTGATGACAGTCGGGCTGGTACATTCCTATGAGGGTTTTCTTCTTTTCAGGCTTGCTATCGGTGTTATTGGTGCATCATTTGTGATCACTCAATACCACACTTCGGTCATGTTTGACAAGAAAATCGTCGGTACTGCCAATGCGGTGGCCGGTGGCTGGGGTAACCTGGGTGGCGGTATTACCAACATGGTTATGCCACTGATCTTCGCTGGTGTTGTAGGACTGGGTTACCTTCCTGCGTCAGCATGGAGAATTGCCATGGTGATCCCCGGCGTGATGCTGCTGATCTTCGCATTTGTATACTACCGTTTTACCAAAGACACCCCGGCTGGTAACTTTGAAGAACTGGCGATCTCCAACCCAAAGGCTGTAAAAACCAAAGGTTCATTGCTGGAAGCAATGAAAGACCCACGTACTTGGGCGCTTTTCCTAGCCTACGGGGCATGTTTTGGCATTGAAATTACCTTCGATAATGTCGCCGCGCTTTACTTCTTTGAGAACTTCAACACCACATTGGCCACTGCGGGTATCCTCGCCGGAGCATTTGGTTTCATGAATATTTTCGCCCGTGCAGTAGGTGGTATCGTGGCTGATAAAGTTGGAAATAAGTACGGAATGATCGGCAAGGGACGTTTGCTTGCTTTGTTGCTGGCCCTGGAAGGAATCGGTATTGCACTTTTCGCACAAAGCGGAAGCATCGCAGTAGCGGTGATCACAATGCTTTCCTTCGCCATGTTCCTGAAAATGGCCAATGGTGTTACCTACGCCATCGTGCCTTTCATTAACCGCAAAGCGATTGGTTCCGTGAGCGGGATTGTGGGTGCGGGAGGTAATGTAGGTGCGGTTCTCGCAGGCTTCCTCTTCAAATCCAGCTCTATCTCCTACTCACAAGCATTCATTTACATTGGCGTAGCCATAGCATGTATCGCCGCAGTAGTAGCATTGATCAACTTTGACAAAACCAGAAGCGTTGTGCCCGAAACCGGTGCATTGGAAACAGCCGAGGCGTAA